The DNA window GGAAATGATTTCCATCAGTCTCCCATATCTCGAGATTTGTGCTGCCAATCAGCAGGAACTTGAGACAACGAAAACCACCCGTCCAGGAATTCCATACTGCTCCCGAGAAGGCATAATTTCTGAGTTTAAGCACCTCTAGTTTGGGTAGCATACTGAGCTTGGACATATCGTCCCACGGCAAGGAGGTACCACTCAATGTCAGCTTCACTAGCTTTGGGGGAAGACTCTGCCATGGTGGAAGGCGACCCGGTTTGAGAGATGAACTGATAAATGGATTGCTAAAGACATACTTAAGCTTCTCAAGTTCTGGTAAGAGCATAAGCCTTTCAAGCCAACCATGAAACTGGTAGTCTTCTTCACTTTCATACACTCCCAAGCTCTTTAAATGGGGCATGGATCTCAACATGTTCTCAGTACAACTGATAGGCCGTACTGTGGATACGGATAACAAATTGTTAAGCACACTTAGTGGAAGTGTTTCTCTTACTGCAGACACTAAGGGTAGCTGTGACTGAGATAATAGAGAATAAGTTGATAAATAAGACTGACAACTTCTcttcaaatgaaaatgtctTAACTCCAGCATGTCCCAGAATGTTCGGATT is part of the Salvia hispanica cultivar TCC Black 2014 unplaced genomic scaffold, UniMelb_Shisp_WGS_1.0 HiC_scaffold_935, whole genome shotgun sequence genome and encodes:
- the LOC125200366 gene encoding putative late blight resistance protein homolog R1A-10 is translated as MNVPRHYDLQRLSFHSSIHEYSNKASFPYTRSLMSFEKLSVSGYRCFLGMSLKLLKVLNIVNINLMDLPREIMMLTQLKFLALTVQGSLDIRNLIEFRLLQTLVIDCEWDGYLIRTFWDMLELRHFHLKRSCQSYLSTYSLLSQSQLPLVSAVRETLPLSVLNNLLSVSTVRPISCTENMLRSMPHLKSLGVYESEEDYQFHGWLERLMLLPELEKLKYVFSNPFISSSLKPGRLPPWQSLPPKLVKLTLSGTSLPWDDMSKLSMLPKLEVLKLRNYAFSGAVWNSWTGGFRCLKFLLIGSTNLEIWETDGNHFPNLRQLVLRHCRFLEEIPYGIGESPLLETIELHRCKNSAVISARNLQEEQQSLGNDGLTIYITDG